From a single Chitinophaga sp. Cy-1792 genomic region:
- a CDS encoding toxin-antitoxin system YwqK family antitoxin, with amino-acid sequence MRRLLFVCTLLCLATGAFAQQLVYKVPKHNQKDEKGRKQGLWMEEVGEIRGEPGFTWEGVYKNDRKEGKWTKSTHGGILLAEETYKNNALNGYCKYFYPDGKRSAEGMIVSSEIPGQKDTIFVVDLDTGAEKPMEIVREGNPVRQGLWKVYDEDSGKMTKQYYSLGEEISAAEAGDNDSIPAAVTPKAPVSHLPHEDAVNGKKKH; translated from the coding sequence ATGCGTCGGTTATTATTTGTTTGCACGCTGCTATGTCTGGCTACCGGAGCTTTTGCCCAGCAATTGGTTTATAAGGTTCCCAAGCATAACCAGAAAGATGAGAAGGGAAGGAAGCAGGGATTATGGATGGAAGAAGTGGGAGAGATCAGGGGAGAGCCCGGATTTACCTGGGAAGGGGTCTATAAAAATGACAGAAAGGAAGGAAAATGGACCAAAAGTACCCATGGCGGCATTCTGCTGGCGGAGGAAACCTATAAAAACAATGCATTGAATGGTTATTGCAAATATTTCTATCCTGATGGGAAAAGAAGTGCGGAAGGAATGATTGTATCATCGGAAATTCCCGGGCAGAAGGATACGATTTTTGTTGTAGACCTGGATACTGGTGCCGAGAAGCCAATGGAAATAGTGCGGGAAGGTAATCCGGTACGACAGGGCCTCTGGAAGGTTTATGATGAAGATTCCGGTAAGATGACCAAGCAGTATTATAGTTTAGGAGAGGAGATCTCAGCGGCGGAAGCGGGCGATAATGATTCTATTCCTGCAGCTGTAACGCCGAAGGCGCCGGTGTCGCATTTGCCACATGAAGATGCTGTTAACGGCAAGAAAAAGCACTAA
- a CDS encoding DUF4382 domain-containing protein has product MKNYLRKAGLVFAVLVTAGAIFFTACNKDNSTSSQPQPTANQQKVNLFLSDDPGYFDKVNLDIRKVEVLVDTCGNLGNESWNDRDRCGWDNDLGKKTDSCQVWDSLAIHPGVYDLLTLRNGTDTLLAGGNVHKGTMERIRITIGSNNSLVKNGVTYPVTSLTGQSKIIIRVRHTEWDQLSSSNLQLWLDFDVQRSIIKTRDGKFILSPFINVFTILKMGSLSGRVTPMDAYPVISVYDNNNDTLYALPWNDGSFKVRGLKPGNWNVFINASAPYKDTTITNVSVGKGQDTPLGQIKLSKQ; this is encoded by the coding sequence ATGAAGAACTATCTCCGTAAAGCCGGGTTAGTATTTGCAGTGCTTGTTACAGCAGGAGCCATATTTTTCACAGCATGTAACAAGGATAACTCCACTTCTAGCCAGCCCCAGCCCACTGCTAATCAGCAGAAAGTAAATCTCTTCCTTTCGGACGATCCTGGTTATTTTGACAAGGTAAATCTGGATATCCGCAAAGTGGAAGTGCTGGTAGACACCTGCGGAAATCTTGGTAACGAAAGCTGGAACGATCGCGATCGTTGCGGCTGGGATAATGACCTTGGCAAAAAAACAGACAGTTGCCAGGTTTGGGATTCGCTGGCCATTCATCCAGGTGTTTACGACCTGTTGACCCTGCGTAACGGTACAGATACCCTGCTTGCCGGAGGTAATGTTCACAAAGGTACTATGGAACGTATCCGCATCACTATCGGTAGTAACAATTCATTGGTTAAAAACGGTGTTACCTATCCTGTAACTTCCCTTACAGGCCAGAGCAAGATCATCATCCGTGTAAGACATACCGAATGGGATCAGCTCAGCAGCAGTAACCTTCAGTTATGGCTGGATTTTGACGTACAACGTTCTATTATCAAAACCAGAGATGGTAAATTTATTCTGAGTCCGTTCATTAACGTATTCACTATCCTGAAAATGGGCAGTCTGTCAGGTCGCGTTACCCCGATGGATGCTTACCCTGTTATCTCCGTATACGATAACAACAACGACACCCTTTATGCACTGCCATGGAATGATGGTTCTTTCAAAGTGCGCGGATTGAAACCAGGCAACTGGAATGTATTCATCAATGCGTCTGCACCTTACAAGGATACCACTATCACAAACGTGAGCGTGGGTAAAGGCCAGGATACCCCACTGGGCCAGATCAAACTTAGCAAACAGTAA
- a CDS encoding oxidoreductase, which translates to MLAGLLSGTAHKRYTLQWLLSAAGDRIGLLLLVLLTNMLSLSAQSKYQVSIVCSKPEAASIRALATTTDSAIWVSGTNGKVGRSLNDGNTWEWFMPDPNCDSCDFRSLHAFNRNKAVAIRIGQPAKAYLTQDGGKTWTNTLSIDTAGIFIDGLAFSKSGEGFAIGDPLPDANGTPRFVMLQTSHGSQWQSLPDAARPIAATGEAIFAASNTSLIILPDGTPCFVTGGTKSAIYKRKGNNWNAYTLPVIQGESGTGAFSVAFRDQQNGIVVGGNYKQDTLRYRNCFITTDGGKSWKAPHTAPSGYKSGVTWLNKNTLVATGTSGTDISFNGGLDWQKIGKGFNVVTCAIYKKKIFLAGKDIAVITIE; encoded by the coding sequence ATGCTCGCTGGCCTTTTATCTGGTACTGCCCATAAACGTTACACTTTACAGTGGCTGCTTTCAGCCGCAGGAGACCGTATCGGACTGCTCCTCCTCGTACTCCTGACAAACATGTTATCATTGTCTGCCCAATCAAAATATCAGGTCAGTATTGTCTGTTCCAAACCCGAAGCTGCCAGTATCCGGGCACTCGCCACCACTACCGACAGTGCTATATGGGTATCCGGGACCAATGGCAAGGTAGGCCGCTCCCTGAACGATGGCAATACCTGGGAATGGTTTATGCCAGACCCCAACTGCGATAGCTGCGACTTTCGCTCTCTCCATGCCTTCAACCGCAACAAAGCCGTAGCTATTCGTATAGGACAACCCGCAAAAGCCTACCTGACACAAGATGGCGGAAAAACCTGGACCAATACCCTCTCCATCGATACGGCAGGTATTTTTATCGACGGACTCGCATTCTCAAAATCCGGAGAAGGCTTCGCCATAGGCGACCCCCTCCCCGATGCCAACGGGACACCGCGTTTTGTAATGCTGCAAACCAGCCATGGTAGCCAATGGCAATCACTCCCCGATGCGGCGAGGCCCATCGCCGCCACCGGAGAAGCCATATTTGCCGCCAGCAATACCAGCCTGATCATCCTCCCGGATGGTACTCCCTGCTTCGTTACCGGCGGCACGAAATCTGCTATCTACAAAAGAAAAGGAAATAACTGGAATGCCTATACGCTACCTGTCATCCAGGGCGAATCCGGCACAGGCGCCTTCTCCGTAGCCTTCCGCGACCAGCAAAACGGTATTGTGGTTGGCGGAAACTACAAACAGGATACCCTCCGCTATCGTAACTGCTTTATCACCACCGATGGCGGCAAATCCTGGAAAGCACCACATACAGCGCCTTCCGGTTATAAATCAGGCGTAACCTGGCTGAATAAAAACACCCTCGTCGCCACCGGAACCAGTGGTACGGATATTTCTTTTAATGGTGGCCTGGACTGGCAAAAAATCGGAAAAGGCTTCAACGTAGTAACCTGCGCAATATATAAGAAGAAAATTTTTCTTGCAGGAAAGGATATTGCAGTAATTACAATAGAGTAA
- a CDS encoding response regulator transcription factor: MTVYSKKKSQDNMDIISIAIVEDNHDIRTAMELLINGSDGYACVGTFNNAETAVEQIPHLLPNVVLMDFNLPGGMNGIECIARLKSEYQDMQFMMLTVYEDDDKIFNALEAGASGYILKKTSPGELLEAIRDLHEGGSPMSSQIARRVVAFFQKQAKPNPALEALTTREKEILDQLSKGFLYKEIASNLFISIETVRRHVHNIYEKLHVRSRTDAVNKYYNR; the protein is encoded by the coding sequence ATGACGGTATACTCAAAGAAGAAGTCCCAGGATAACATGGATATTATCTCTATTGCGATAGTAGAGGATAACCATGATATTCGCACGGCTATGGAATTGCTGATTAATGGTTCTGACGGATATGCCTGTGTTGGCACTTTCAATAATGCAGAAACCGCTGTGGAACAGATCCCTCATTTATTGCCCAATGTGGTGCTGATGGATTTCAACCTGCCGGGAGGTATGAACGGTATTGAATGTATTGCGCGACTGAAGTCAGAATACCAGGATATGCAATTTATGATGTTAACGGTTTATGAAGATGACGACAAGATCTTCAATGCGCTGGAGGCTGGTGCCAGTGGTTACATCCTGAAGAAAACCTCTCCGGGCGAGTTGCTGGAGGCTATCCGTGATTTGCATGAAGGTGGCTCACCAATGAGTTCACAGATTGCGAGGAGGGTGGTAGCATTTTTCCAGAAGCAGGCTAAGCCGAATCCGGCGCTGGAAGCGCTGACGACGCGTGAAAAGGAAATCCTGGATCAGTTGTCTAAAGGCTTCCTGTATAAGGAAATTGCGAGCAACTTATTTATCAGTATAGAAACTGTCAGAAGGCATGTTCACAATATTTATGAAAAGCTGCATGTGCGCAGCAGAACAGATGCTGTTAACAAGTATTACAACCGATAA
- a CDS encoding sensor histidine kinase — protein MKVLVLLSLCILCAITTHAQEKPYIFDSYSVNEGLSQSSIFDIAQDDQGFMWFATRDGINRFDGYLFNEYRYKPNISIKPGDGKGELVPRTTSGNRAVINRFDLSGYKGYSFYKDSRNQLLLAHNNGVSIYNKYLNNFTPVLFDTSIVNAAERDNNVKFKVLGEDTLTHTYWIWRPMKGLYVVDRDTYSRKRIIAYPRQFTSAGIIPQFAYKDNDLIWMSYQTGELLALNIHTLQLQTFCLPNVGINPVMRRLNEDSLIIASDGHIIIFNKKRNKFSDRAYEIRNERNEPFIPRTMELDHDGNAWIGGNDGVLIYSIARNDVIRHIVSFNTFETHSFNLVTYLYRDASDNMWVGTDGDGIKKYSPHRKIFNLYRSPFITHNMVESVYKHDDGRLYVGLMNDGLNVYEEGGRFLERISNETYPGKFPASSLAAICREDYEHIWLSFNGMHIGLYNVINRNFTDLTKYIQPLGLPKDPGQFPFLFKRSNGELYFNYGHYLLMFTSEEGKYKVSLVHDFGDELLTTYYEDMMGTQYVGTKSAVYVHHAGQSHWNRVNLPEGSAVKSITKNSHKQALIAGTKGLFVLNEQDQVVQHFNSYDNPKLINDYLYGVLLDDKDKIWVSHNKGLSQINMVTNEITTFDHEDGLQSNEFNTGASFKSVDGELFFGGIRGVNGFYPKNFRNNPYYPKVVIRRMEVLDKPYESDTAVSLLKRVELPYNQNTIALEFVPLEYTNPPKNRVQYKLEGADEDWVDGGTFRMARYTNLHPGKYTFKVRASNNDDIWNTTPTTLEILIRIPFWQSLWFRFLLLLLLLGIAYYFSTLYLDYKIRHEKLKLEKEQAVDQERARISSDMHDDLGSGLSTIRLLSEIAKRKIQDPSQTKEIERISETAGEMVDKMSEIIWAMNSSNDSLANLIAYMRSFAADFLEHAHITHQFYFPETIPNIKLSGGTRRNIYLAVKESLHNVVKHAKATEVVIEVKMNNKNMTIMIKDNGKGFDQEKVRLFGNGLKNIQKRAQAVGGNAEITSNNGTIVFLDIPLN, from the coding sequence ATGAAAGTACTTGTCCTGCTAAGCCTATGCATTTTATGTGCTATTACTACACATGCGCAGGAGAAGCCATATATATTTGACAGCTATAGTGTAAATGAAGGACTTTCTCAAAGTTCCATATTTGATATTGCCCAGGACGACCAGGGCTTTATGTGGTTTGCGACCAGGGATGGTATTAACCGCTTCGATGGTTATCTTTTCAACGAATACAGGTATAAACCGAATATATCCATCAAACCGGGAGATGGCAAGGGAGAGCTGGTACCGCGTACTACCAGTGGCAACAGGGCGGTTATCAACCGTTTCGACCTCAGTGGTTATAAGGGATATTCCTTTTATAAAGACAGCCGTAACCAGTTATTACTTGCCCATAACAACGGGGTGAGCATCTACAATAAATACCTCAATAATTTCACGCCGGTATTGTTTGATACTTCTATTGTCAATGCTGCAGAGCGCGACAACAATGTAAAGTTCAAGGTACTGGGAGAAGATACCCTTACACATACCTACTGGATCTGGCGTCCGATGAAGGGATTGTATGTGGTAGACAGGGATACCTATTCCAGGAAGCGTATCATTGCGTATCCGCGACAGTTTACTTCTGCCGGTATTATTCCTCAGTTTGCCTACAAGGATAACGACCTGATCTGGATGTCGTACCAGACGGGGGAGTTGCTGGCTCTGAACATACATACCTTACAGCTGCAAACCTTCTGTTTACCGAATGTCGGTATCAATCCGGTGATGCGCAGGCTGAATGAGGATTCGCTTATTATCGCGAGCGACGGGCATATTATCATCTTCAATAAAAAAAGAAACAAATTCAGTGACCGGGCATATGAAATCCGTAATGAAAGGAATGAACCTTTCATTCCGCGAACGATGGAGCTGGACCATGATGGGAATGCCTGGATTGGCGGAAATGACGGGGTGCTGATCTATAGTATTGCGCGAAATGATGTTATCCGGCATATTGTCAGCTTTAATACTTTCGAAACGCATTCCTTTAACCTGGTTACTTACCTGTACAGGGATGCATCGGATAATATGTGGGTAGGAACAGATGGCGATGGCATCAAAAAATATTCTCCTCACAGAAAAATATTTAATCTCTACAGATCTCCCTTTATCACACATAATATGGTGGAGTCGGTGTACAAGCACGACGACGGGCGATTATATGTGGGGCTGATGAATGACGGGCTCAATGTTTATGAAGAGGGGGGAAGATTTCTGGAAAGGATCAGCAACGAAACATATCCGGGTAAATTTCCGGCAAGCAGTCTGGCAGCCATTTGCAGAGAAGATTACGAGCATATCTGGTTAAGTTTTAACGGGATGCATATTGGATTATACAATGTGATCAATCGTAATTTCACTGACCTGACGAAATATATTCAGCCGCTGGGCTTACCGAAAGATCCGGGGCAGTTTCCGTTTTTATTTAAGCGTTCCAATGGGGAGCTATATTTTAATTACGGGCATTACCTGTTAATGTTTACCTCAGAGGAGGGAAAGTATAAGGTGTCGCTGGTGCATGATTTCGGAGACGAGTTGCTGACTACCTATTACGAAGATATGATGGGGACGCAGTATGTGGGTACGAAGTCGGCGGTGTACGTGCATCATGCCGGCCAGAGCCACTGGAACCGTGTTAATCTGCCGGAGGGTTCCGCGGTAAAATCCATCACCAAAAACAGTCATAAGCAGGCGCTGATTGCCGGCACCAAAGGGTTGTTTGTATTAAATGAGCAGGACCAGGTGGTGCAGCATTTCAATAGTTATGATAATCCGAAGCTGATCAATGATTATCTGTATGGCGTATTGCTGGATGATAAAGACAAGATCTGGGTGAGTCATAACAAGGGGCTTTCGCAGATCAATATGGTCACTAATGAGATTACGACCTTTGATCATGAAGATGGGCTGCAATCTAATGAATTCAATACCGGCGCCAGTTTCAAATCGGTAGACGGAGAATTGTTTTTTGGTGGTATCCGTGGGGTGAATGGTTTTTATCCGAAGAATTTCCGGAACAATCCATATTATCCAAAGGTGGTGATCAGGCGGATGGAAGTGCTGGATAAGCCATACGAGTCGGACACAGCTGTGTCTTTACTGAAGCGCGTAGAGCTACCTTATAATCAGAATACGATTGCGTTGGAGTTTGTGCCGCTGGAATATACGAATCCGCCGAAGAACCGGGTGCAGTATAAGCTGGAGGGTGCGGATGAAGACTGGGTGGATGGCGGAACGTTCAGGATGGCGAGGTATACGAATTTGCATCCGGGGAAATATACTTTTAAAGTGCGGGCATCCAATAATGATGATATCTGGAATACAACGCCTACCACGCTGGAGATTCTGATCAGAATTCCGTTCTGGCAATCGTTGTGGTTTAGATTTTTATTGCTTTTGTTGTTGTTAGGCATTGCATATTATTTTTCTACATTGTATCTTGACTATAAGATTCGTCATGAGAAATTAAAATTAGAGAAGGAGCAGGCGGTGGATCAGGAGCGTGCGCGTATTTCAAGTGATATGCACGATGACCTGGGGTCGGGGCTTTCCACTATCCGGTTGCTGAGTGAAATAGCGAAGCGAAAGATACAGGATCCTTCACAAACCAAGGAAATCGAGCGTATATCTGAGACTGCGGGAGAGATGGTGGATAAGATGAGTGAGATCATCTGGGCGATGAATTCATCCAATGATTCGCTGGCTAACCTGATCGCCTATATGAGAAGTTTCGCTGCTGATTTTCTGGAGCATGCGCATATCACACATCAGTTTTATTTTCCTGAAACCATACCAAACATTAAGTTGAGCGGGGGCACGAGAAGAAATATTTACCTGGCAGTGAAGGAGTCGCTGCATAATGTGGTGAAGCATGCGAAGGCGACGGAGGTGGTGATAGAGGTGAAGATGAACAATAAAAACATGACCATTATGATCAAAGACAATGGAAAGGGATTTGATCAGGAAAAGGTAAGATTATTCGGAAACGGCTTAAAAAATATACAGAAGAGAGCGCAGGCAGTAGGGGGAAATGCTGAAATTACGTCTAATAACGGAACAATAGTTTTTCTCGATATCCCACTAAATTGA
- a CDS encoding glycoside hydrolase family 31 protein, whose amino-acid sequence MQVETSSSKYSEKHYPDAVRSWKKEGNYFSFYTSETILEIRVISDKIIRFRYASDGTFQRDFSYATSDTLEESPIAFGIREFDENFEIYTNCIKVLIARDNLRITITDLDGKVINQDEMGFHWQHYLQKGGKIVYCSKLIPEGEVFYGLGDKPTDLNLRGKRLENYGTDAYGYQKDTDPLYRNIPFYYGLHNNIGYGIFFDNTFRTIFDFGKERDNVCSFWARGGEMNYYFIYGPELMEVAEAYTRITGTPELPPMWALGYHQCRWSYYPEKRVREIAAEFRQRQIPCDVIYLDIDYMDGFRCFTWNNEYFPDPAKMIADLESQGFKVVVIIDPGIKVDPEYNIYLEGLKNNYFCKRADGALMEGDVWPGKCVFPDFTNPEVRDWWASLFKGLAETGVRGVWNDMNEPAVFEMGSFPEDVRHDYDGEEVSHRKAHNIYGHLMSKSTAAGLKKYLMPNRPFVITRSAYAGAQRWSSVWTGDNVSSWEHLWLAAVQCQRLAVSGLSFTGSDIGGFIGEPDGELYTRWIQLATFHPLMRTHSASNETGFNQEPWSFGEKYEAVTKKFISLRYQLLPYFYTTFWQYAQNGTPMIRPLAFVAQDEPDTWNCSHEFMFGDSLLISFVNEANMQEKDVYLPKGKWYSYWNDQLYTGGQHVTVPTPLEEMPLFAKAGSVISSYPLMQYTSQHQPEEMILDIYYGEEVTKSTLYEDAGDHYGYKNGQYNIIRFKQLSDPTQFFLKKKYFVNYQTSYNRYRIRVHGLPFAAGTILADGKVIQPELSTMANVTEFFTDKGFENIIIRP is encoded by the coding sequence ATGCAAGTCGAAACCTCATCCAGCAAATATTCTGAAAAACATTACCCGGACGCGGTCAGGTCCTGGAAAAAAGAAGGTAACTATTTTTCTTTTTATACTTCTGAAACCATTCTCGAAATACGGGTTATCTCCGATAAGATCATCCGCTTCCGGTACGCTTCAGATGGCACCTTTCAACGGGATTTCTCCTACGCTACCAGCGACACACTGGAAGAATCCCCTATCGCTTTTGGCATCCGTGAGTTTGACGAAAACTTCGAAATATATACCAACTGTATCAAGGTATTGATTGCCAGAGATAACCTGCGCATTACCATCACCGACCTGGATGGAAAAGTGATCAACCAGGACGAAATGGGCTTTCACTGGCAGCACTATCTCCAGAAAGGCGGCAAAATCGTTTACTGCAGTAAGCTCATCCCGGAAGGTGAAGTATTCTACGGCCTCGGCGATAAGCCTACTGACCTCAACCTTCGCGGCAAGCGACTGGAAAATTACGGCACCGATGCCTATGGCTACCAGAAGGATACGGACCCGCTTTACCGCAATATCCCATTCTATTACGGGCTGCACAACAATATCGGCTACGGTATTTTCTTCGATAATACCTTCCGTACCATTTTCGACTTCGGAAAAGAAAGAGATAACGTTTGCAGCTTCTGGGCCAGGGGCGGTGAGATGAACTACTATTTCATCTACGGGCCTGAACTGATGGAAGTGGCAGAAGCATATACCCGCATTACCGGCACGCCGGAACTCCCGCCAATGTGGGCATTGGGCTATCATCAATGCCGCTGGTCGTACTACCCGGAAAAACGCGTCCGGGAAATCGCTGCCGAATTCCGTCAACGCCAGATCCCCTGCGACGTAATCTACCTGGATATCGACTACATGGACGGCTTCCGCTGCTTTACCTGGAACAACGAGTACTTCCCCGATCCGGCTAAAATGATCGCCGATCTGGAGTCACAAGGTTTTAAAGTGGTAGTCATCATAGACCCGGGCATAAAAGTAGATCCGGAATATAATATCTATCTGGAAGGTCTTAAAAACAACTACTTCTGTAAACGCGCCGATGGCGCACTCATGGAAGGAGACGTATGGCCTGGCAAATGTGTGTTCCCCGACTTCACCAACCCTGAAGTCCGCGACTGGTGGGCCAGCTTATTCAAGGGCCTGGCTGAAACTGGCGTCCGTGGCGTATGGAACGATATGAACGAACCTGCCGTATTTGAAATGGGCAGCTTCCCCGAAGATGTACGCCATGATTATGATGGAGAAGAAGTCAGCCACAGAAAAGCACATAACATCTACGGGCACCTGATGAGTAAATCTACCGCAGCAGGATTAAAAAAATACCTGATGCCCAACCGTCCGTTCGTGATTACCCGCTCCGCCTATGCAGGTGCACAGCGCTGGTCATCCGTATGGACCGGCGACAATGTTTCCAGCTGGGAACATCTATGGCTGGCTGCTGTTCAGTGTCAGCGACTGGCAGTTTCCGGATTGTCTTTCACTGGTAGTGATATCGGCGGCTTCATCGGGGAACCTGATGGCGAATTGTATACCCGCTGGATACAGCTGGCTACTTTCCACCCGTTGATGCGTACCCACAGTGCCAGCAACGAAACAGGCTTCAACCAGGAGCCATGGAGCTTCGGTGAAAAATATGAAGCCGTTACTAAAAAATTCATCAGCCTGAGATATCAGCTGCTGCCATATTTCTATACCACATTCTGGCAGTACGCACAAAATGGCACGCCTATGATCAGGCCACTGGCTTTTGTTGCACAGGATGAGCCTGATACATGGAACTGCTCACATGAGTTTATGTTCGGCGACAGCCTGCTGATCAGTTTTGTGAATGAGGCCAACATGCAGGAAAAGGATGTTTATCTACCAAAAGGAAAATGGTATTCCTACTGGAACGACCAGTTGTATACCGGCGGACAACATGTAACCGTGCCTACGCCGCTGGAAGAAATGCCTCTGTTCGCAAAAGCCGGCAGCGTAATCTCTTCTTACCCGCTGATGCAGTATACCAGCCAGCATCAGCCGGAAGAAATGATCCTCGATATCTATTACGGCGAAGAAGTGACGAAGAGCACGCTTTATGAAGATGCAGGTGATCATTACGGCTATAAAAACGGACAATACAATATCATCCGATTTAAACAGCTGTCCGACCCAACACAGTTCTTCCTGAAGAAAAAGTATTTCGTAAACTACCAGACCTCCTATAACCGTTACCGTATCCGGGTACACGGACTGCCATTTGCTGCCGGAACTATCCTCGCAGATGGAAAGGTAATCCAGCCGGAACTGAGTACTATGGCTAATGTGACGGAGTTCTTTACCGATAAGGGATTTGAAAATATTATTATCAGACCCTGA